The following is a genomic window from Geoalkalibacter halelectricus.
CCCCCAGCGGCGGGGCAGACGGCCGGCCTTGACGAAGGCCTGTTTGGCCGGGTCGAAGCCCAGCGGTGCCATGCCCGGCAGGGTGAACAAACGGCTGCCCTCGGGCAAGGGAATCAGCTCCTCGGCGCGGGGCACACAGGGGGTCATGCCGTTCATTCCCGCCATGCGCAAATGTGGGTGTTCGAAGACCTCGCCCTGCTCGTCCGCCACAACGGCGAGAAATGTTTTTGTCTTTTTCATGAATATTTCCTTGCCGCCCAGTCATAAATGCCGACAGGACTTAAACATCACATTGTACTCCCAAACCCCCATCCTTGATAAGGGGATTTTTTCTCTTCACCTGGCCGCCGCCCTTGGCTATGCTGACGGACATGCGCACGATTCTGGCCACCCTGCACAGCAAATTCATCCACGCAAGCCTCGCCCTGCCCTACCTCGCGGCCGCCTGCGGCAAGGATTGCGGAGAAATCCTCATCGAGGAATTCACCGTCCACGAACCGCGCGAGCAGATTCTCGCCCGGCTGCTGACGGCAAAGCCCGATGTGGTCGCCTTTTCGGTCTACCTCTGGAACCGGCGCGAGACCTTCGACCTGATCGACGCCCTGCATGCCGCGGCACCGCAGGTTCGCTCCGTGGTCGGCGGGCCCGAGGTGTCCTACGACGACCGACAGCTTTTCGACCGCCACCCCGGCCTTGCCGCCCTGGTGCGCGGCGAGGGCGAAATCCCCCTGCGGGGCTTGCTGAAAGCCTGGTGTGGAAACGAGCCGCCCCAGGATGTACCGCGCCTTGCCTGGCGCTCGCCCGCCGGCATCGTGGAAGGTCCGCAGCAGCAGCCTCCGGCTGAACTTGATCTCATTCCCTCGCCCTTCGCCGCCGGCCTCGTCGACCTGTCCCGCGGCCTGGTCTATTACGAAACCAGCCGAGGGTGCCCCTACACCTGCGCCTTTTGCATGAGTGCTCTGGATCAGGGTGTGCGTTCCTTTTCCATGGCGCGCATCCGCGCCGATCTGGGACTGCTCATGGCCCAAGCCGTTCCCCAAATCAAGTTCGTCGATCGCACCTTCAACTACGACGCGCCCCGCGCGCGCGACATCTTTCGCTTCATCCTCGCCCACAACCGGACCAGCTGTTTTCATTTCGAAATCGGCGCTCATCTGCTTGATGAAGAAACCCTTGAGCTGCTGCGCCAGGTTCCAGCGGATCTTTTTCAATTTGAAATTGGTGTGCAGTCCACCCTGCCCACGACCCTGAGCGCCATCGGTCGCGGCGTGTCCCTGAAAAAGCTCACGGACAACGTACGCGCCCTGCGCCATGCGAACAACATTCATCTGCACCTCGACCTGATCGCGGGCTTGCCCGGAGAAGGCTACCAGGCCTTTCTCGGCTCCCTGGACCGCGTCGCGGCACTGCGCCCCCACCATCTTCAAGTCGAGGCCGTAAAGCTGCTGCCCGGTTCGCCCCTGCGCGAGCGTGCCCCGAACCTGGGAATCCACTTCGACCCCAACCCACCCTACCGCGTCCTTGGCACCCCCGAATTAAGTTTCGCCGAGTTGGAACGACTGCGCGGCATCAGCCGCCTGCTGGATCTGACCTACAACGCGGGACGGCTGGAAGGGTTTCTCTCCGGGTTGAGCGAAGCCGCCGGCAGTCTCGCCCGCGGCCTGGAGCGCCTGGATGCCTTCTGGCGACGCGAGGATCTGCACCGTCATCCCCTGGCGCAGCGCCGCCTGTTCGAGTACCTCGCCCACTTTGTCGCCACCGACTTCGCCTCGCAGGAACAGGACCGCCTCAGGGATTTGCTGGCCCGCGACTACGCCCGCTGCGAGCGGGTTCATCCTTCGGGCGCACCGGATTTTTTCGACCAACACCTCACCCCCGCCGAACAGGAAAAGATCCGGCGGCTGACCCGCGCGGCCGCGGAGGAGCTACGCGTGCAAGGGGTCAAGGTGCAGTTTTTCGCCGCCGTCTTTCATGCCCTGCCCGAATATCCCACCCGCACCGCCCTGCTGTTTCTCTACCAAACCCGTAGCGGTTCAAGCCTCAGAGTCGATGAGATTGTCCTGTAGCCAGATCGCGTCAAAAAAAAAAATCGCTCCCCACAAAAACAATGTTTGATTTTTTTCATCTCACCTGATAGGCTTCCATCAATTAGATTCCTCAAATTCTACTCCGCTTGCCCTTCCCCCCTGGGCAGCGGCCCCGGGAGACGGCTCATGCAAGTTTTCAAGGCGATTTATGGATTTCTTGAAGAAAGTTTCTTCAATTCGCTGACCAAAAAACTCGCGGGCAACCTTGGCTTTTTGTTTCTGTTGCAAGCGGGCGGCTTGGCGGTGATCCTTTACGGCCCCCATGGCATCAAAGCCGCTCCCTGGATCCTGGGCGGCTCGCTGGTGCTGTTCGTGCTCAATTTCCTCTTCCTGCGCTACCTTCTGTTGGGGCCGGTGCGCCTCATCAACGGCGTACTCAAACAGATCGCCAGCGCCGAAGGTGACCTCTCCGTGCGGCTGCAAGCCGCAAGTCGCGATGAACTTGGCGATCTGGCCGACAATTGCAACGCGGCATTGCACAAGCTGCGCGAGATGTTTCTGGGGGTGCGGCGCATGGGCGTGGGCATCGCGGTCAACGCCGCCCAACTCTCCAGCCGGGTCGATGCCGCGGCCGATAATGCCCGCAACCAGGAGGTCCTGGCCCAGGATATTTTTGCCGGCAGCAACGAGTCGAAATCCGCCCATGATGAAATCGCCGATCGCACCCAACGCATCTGCACCTCCACCTCGCGCAATCTCGAGGCGGCCCGGTCCACGGCCGGCGAACTCGCCGAGGTAGCGCAGAATATCCATCACATGAGCGAGAGCGTGGAGCAAAACCAGCAGACCGTCACCCGCCTTGATGACGAGTCGCAGCAAATCCAGAAAATCATCGGCCTGATCCGCTCCATTTCGGCGCAGACGTCCCTGCTCGCCCTCAACGCCGCCATCGAGGCGGCACGCGCGGGTCAGGCCGGAAAAGGTTTTTCCATCGTGGCCGACGAGGTGAAAAAGCTTGCCGGACAGGTCGACAAGGCCAGCACCGAAATCGAGGAAAAAGTCGGCGGCATGCTCGAGCAGATCCGCATCTCTCTGGAGCAATCCAAGGACATCAGCAACTACGCCCACCACAGCCGCGAAGTGGTCACCCGTGCCTGTGCGGGCTTTGAAACCATGGTGCGCGATTTCGAGGAGAACGACGCGCAGCTTCAGGGCATCAGCGCCTCGGTGGAGGAACTTTCCGCCGCCAATGAGGAAATCCACGGCAAGGTAGGCACCATCAACCAGGCCAGCCGCGACGTGGGCGCCCTGATGCGCTCCGCCGAGCAGGCCACTGGATCCTTGAAGCACACCACCGAGGATCTGCTCGAAACCGTTGCCGTCTATCGCACCGGCGAAGGAGCCCTGGAAGGAGTCATCGCCCATGCCGCGGCATTTCGCGGGCAGGCCGTCGAGACGTTGAGAGTTCTTTTAAGCCAAGGCTGCGAGCTCTTCGACACCCACTATCAGCCCATCCCCGGCACCCAACCACAGAAATACCGCACCCGTTACGACGAAGCCTTCGCCACCGCCCTGCAACCGATTTACGACCGCTTCCTCAACGATCTTCCCGGGGCGTCCTTCGCCATCTGCGTGGATCGCAACGGCTACGCGCCGACCCACAACAGCCGCTATGCCCAGCCGCTGACCGGCGACCCCCAGGCCGACCTGGCCAACAGTCGCGACAAGCGCATTTACAAGGATCCCACCGGCCTGCGCGCCGCGCAAAACGACAAGCCGCTGCTGCTGCAGACCTATATGCGCGACACGGGCGAAATTCTCTGCGATCTCTCCCTGCCCATCCTGATCGACGGACGGGCCTGGGGCAGCGTGCGCCTTGGTTTCAAGCCTCAGATCCTTGACGCATAAAGAGGATGACCGGCGCAGCTTGCCAAAAACACCGATTGCCTCTATAGTTGGCGCTGCACGGACGCCTGTCGCGGCGCCGCCCCAAGAGCATGGGCGGACGCAATTCTCGGCGGGAGGGTGCGAATCATGAGATTGCGGGAGCCATAGAAGAATGCGGCTGCAAACCCGGATCATCCTTTCGATGATCTTTTTCTTTTTGCTGTTCGTGCTGCTCGGTGCGGCGACGACGCGCCAGTTGCTCGGCCCGGTATTGCTGGCCGCCGAGGAAGAGATCGCCCGCATCAACCTGATGCGCGTGGCCTCGGCGCTGCAGCGCGAATCCGAACATCTGTCCATCCTCATCACCGACTGGGCGCACTGGGACGAAACCTACCGCTTCGTTCAGGACCGCAACCGCAGATTTCAGGTCACCAACCTCTCCGCCGCCACCTTCAGCAAAACCCGCCTGGATCTGATGCTGTTCATCAACACCGAAGGCGAGGTCATTTGGGCGCGCCAACAGGACCATCTCACCGGGCAGGATCTGGAACTCCAGCGCCTGCCCGTCACCCGCTGGCCCACCGATCACCCGCTGCTCAACTTCAGCGACCCGCAGGAAATTCACTCCGGCATTCTCGCCACCCGCCTGGGTCCCCTGCAGATCGCCGCCAGCCCGATTCTCACCAGCATGGGCCACGGCCCGCGCCAAGGCACCATGATCATCGGGCGGCTGCTCGGCGGCAACGAAATCAACCGCCTCATCGAACAGACCCGGGTCAACTTTCACCTCTGGCTGGCCGAGGAGAGGGCCTTGCCGCCCGAATCCCTGCGCCTGACCAACTACCTGGAAACGGACTTGAGCTTTCCCGAGCTGCGCGCCTTGCAGCAAAGCCCGGAATTCGAGCGCATTCTGGCGGATACGGCCGACTTGTCGCCGCCGGAATTTTTCCGCGACCCCGACACCTCGCGGATGCTCAACGTCTTTACCCATTTCCCCGACATCTACGGCCAGCCGAGCCTGCTGCTCGAAGTAAGCTTTCCGCGCATTCTCCAGCAATTGAGCCAGCGCATCTCGCTGATCGTCTTTTCGTGCCTCGCGGTGGTGGGCGCCCTTTTCAGCCTGGCCCATCTGGGCATCATCCGGCGCCTGATCACCCGCCCCATCGGCCAGTTGCAGGCGCACATTTCCGAAATCAACGCGGATGAGAGCCTTTCCGGCCGGCTGCAACTGGACGGCGAGGATGAAATCGGGCGGCTTGCCCAGACCTACAACCGCATGCTCGAGCGCCTCGAAGTCGACCGCGAAAAGCGCACCCAGGCGGAGGCCGAGCTGCGCCGCAACGAGCGCAAATTTCGCACCCTCTCCATCCGCGACGATCTCACCGGTCTCTACAACGCACGCTATCTCTACCAGGGTCTGCGCCGGCACTTTGAAAAATGCACGGCCGCCAATCGGCCCTTGGCCCTCTTGTTCATCGACATCGATCGGTTCAAGCAGGTGGTCGACACTCACGGCCACATTCTGGGCAGCCAGGCCATCGCCGAGATGGCGCAGACCATCGCCGGCTGTTTGAGCAAACCGGCCTTCGCGGTGTCCTACGGGGGGGATGAATACGTGGTGGTGCTACCGGGAGCCGACCGCAAGGCGGCCATCGCCAAGGCCGATGAGATGCGCGCGCGCATTGCCCAGACGACCTTCCTCGCCGAGCATGGCCTCAGCGTCAAGCTTACCTGCAGTTTCGGGGTAGCGAGCTACCCCGAGGATGCCGGCGACCTCAAGAGCCTGCTCGCCATCGCCGATAAGTCCCTGTTCTATGTCAAAAGTCGCGGACGCGACGGGGTCGCCTGACGGCGCACCGCACTGTCAAGAGTCTAGTCGTAGTATCAGACCACCGACAAAACGCGGATCCAGATCCCGAGGTTCCAGGGAACACAATCCCTCCTCCCAAAGATCCAGGCAGTAATCGGCAAACTCGCCCGCCCCCGGCGCCAGCCCCTCGGCCCAGGCGCGGCTTTCCTCGCGCACCCGCGGCTTGATCCGCCCTTCCTCGGTCACCAGACTCCATAAGCGCGCCAGGTCGTCGCGGCCGAGGGCGCAGGGTGCCGCCTCGCCTCCCAGCAAACGATTGGCCAGAGTCGTCAGGAACAGATCGGAGAGGCCCACATCCTCTGGGTTCTCCGGAACGCATCCGGACAGGTCCCAGGTGCTCGGATCCGGCAGGACAAAGCCCAGCCGCCCGTCGAACAAGCGCACCTGGGTTTCGATCCGTTCCAACCAGCGGGCGCACAGGTGCACTTCCTCCACGGCGGCGAACGGGCGCTCACCGGCGCGGTGGACATCGAGGGCGCCCTCGTAGAGCATGGGGCGTTTGCGGCACAGGGCTTCGAGCAGAGCGCGAAAGGGGCCGTCAAGGTAAAACGCGGGCGGCGCGCCACGCAGCGCTTCGGCGCGCTTTTTCAGATCCAGGGTCAGGCTGAGGCCGAGGCGAAACAGATATTCGAGGTAGGCGTTGTCGAAATAGCGAATGGCCTGATCGAGATCCTTACCGGCCAGGTGCTCCAGGGCGATGTTGAGATAGCGATACACCTGCTGCATGGCCTGCTGCACCTGGGCCAGATCGCCGACATCGACGCGCTCGGCGATCATCACCTTGTTGAGCAGGTAAGTCAGCTCCCAGCAGGCGTCGGGCTCCAGACCGCGAGCGAGGATCTCGCCGAGCAGATTGGCCGGCGGCACGGCAAGCACGAAACCAGGAGCCTCGGCGCCTTCCTCGGCGGCGCGGAAGGGAATCTTGGCGCGCGCCTCCATGCTGAAGGACGCCGGGGCCAGGTAGGCAAACACCCCCAGGGCCTCGAAGGGATCGGGAAAGCCGCGATCCTGAAGTCTCGCGCTACGCCCCTGGTAGGCGAAATCCTCGAGGGAGGAGTCGGCTTCGTTACGCACCGTCTCCATGAGCAGCAGATAGAAATCTCGGTCGTGCCGATAGAGAATATCGAGGAAGTGACCGATGATTTTGGCGCTCTCCGAATCGACAAAATCCATCTCATAGATGCGCTCGGAGCGCCCATCGGCCAGGGCGTCCTCGTCGACCAGGGATTCGAGACCGCGGGTGATGACGATGAATTTGCGCAGCATCAGGGTCAGCAGCTCGAAATCCATCTCCCGCGCCGTCTCCACAACCTTGCGCTCGCCCGTTTCCAGCAGCATGGCCAGCCACTCCAAGGTCGGCTGCGGCATCAGCTCCTCGCCCTGCCACAGATCCAGGTCGAAAAAAGTGGTCATCTGCTCGGTGGTGGCCATGGCCAGCAGTTCGACGCAATCCTCGACACCCAACTCCTTGATGAGCAAATAGACTTCCTGGGACGGCAAGCGCCGCACCAGTTCCTCGCAATCACGCGCGTTGAGCAGCAGCTGATATTTCTGCTTCCCGGAGACATTGCGCACCAGACGCAGGCGCTCCTCGACGGTCAGGGCATTGAATTCGGCGGTTGCGGAAGTGGGCCGCGGACGCAGGGCGCGCTCGGTGCCGCCTTCGGGGTGTTCGGCAGAGATCATGGAGAAACGATACCTTTGGAAGGATGGCGCTAATTGTTCAGCATGGGGCTGCGACCCCACGCCAGGTGAACTGAGTTATGGAGGTCAATGTAATGCAGGGTACAAACGAGGTCAAGCCAAGGTCCAACAGCCAAGGCCCTCAGCCGTCGGTGGTGCTCTTGACCAGGGCGAGAAACTCCGTCATGCCGGATACCTCCAGGGCCGCCTGGCGGAATTCGCGCTGTCGGAAGGTGCGGGCGATATCGGCCAGGATCTGCACCTGAGCGCCATTGTCGTCCTCGGGGGTGAGAATGAGCAGGATGAACTGCGCCGTCTTGCCGTCGGGAGCGTTGAAATCAATGCCGGCGGCGCTCAACCCCAGAACCACCACCGGCTCGGACAACCCGGCAAGCCGCGCATGGGGCACCGCCACCCCATAGCCCAGGCCGGTGGCCATGAGCCGCTCGCGCGCGCGCACCGCCTCGACGACGGTTTCGACGCTGATCCCCTCCACGGGCCCCAGGGTCCCGGCTAATTCGGCAATGGCCGCGTCACGATCATGGGCCTGCAGACGCACCAGACCTCGAGACGGTAAAAAATTGATGAAGCGGCGGGGTTTTTTCAAACGCAGGATGCTCTGCATGGCCGGCCCGCTCATGAGCGAGGTGACAATGGCCATGATGACCAGGGCGACAAACAGGGGCTCACCGATCAGCCCGAAACGCAACGCCAGCAGCCCCAAAATGATCTCCATGGCGCCGCGGGCATTCATGCCAAAACCGATGGCCCAGGATTCTCGCGGCGACAACCCGGCCAGACGTCCACCCAACCCACAGCCCAGCACTTTGCCAAGGCAGGCCACCACCAGCACCACAAGCACCAGCAGCGGATCGAAATGCTCGACGAAATTGACCTTGAGCCCGATGGAGGCGAAAAACAGGGGCGCGAAGAAAAACGAAACGAACTGGTCGATGACTCCACGGATGCGCTCGCGGAAATGGGGCGTATCGCCCATGGCCACCCCGACGAGGAAGCTGCCGAAGATGGCATGCACCCCGATCCACTCGGTAAAGGCGGCGCCGAGCAGGGCCACCGAAAGGGTGAAGCCCAATTGGCCGCCGGGCCAGCTCGCATGGGCCTGGATCCAGGGCAGCATGCGGTGAATCGACCAGCGCGCCACGG
Proteins encoded in this region:
- a CDS encoding B12-binding domain-containing radical SAM protein, encoding MRTILATLHSKFIHASLALPYLAAACGKDCGEILIEEFTVHEPREQILARLLTAKPDVVAFSVYLWNRRETFDLIDALHAAAPQVRSVVGGPEVSYDDRQLFDRHPGLAALVRGEGEIPLRGLLKAWCGNEPPQDVPRLAWRSPAGIVEGPQQQPPAELDLIPSPFAAGLVDLSRGLVYYETSRGCPYTCAFCMSALDQGVRSFSMARIRADLGLLMAQAVPQIKFVDRTFNYDAPRARDIFRFILAHNRTSCFHFEIGAHLLDEETLELLRQVPADLFQFEIGVQSTLPTTLSAIGRGVSLKKLTDNVRALRHANNIHLHLDLIAGLPGEGYQAFLGSLDRVAALRPHHLQVEAVKLLPGSPLRERAPNLGIHFDPNPPYRVLGTPELSFAELERLRGISRLLDLTYNAGRLEGFLSGLSEAAGSLARGLERLDAFWRREDLHRHPLAQRRLFEYLAHFVATDFASQEQDRLRDLLARDYARCERVHPSGAPDFFDQHLTPAEQEKIRRLTRAAAEELRVQGVKVQFFAAVFHALPEYPTRTALLFLYQTRSGSSLRVDEIVL
- a CDS encoding cation:proton antiporter domain-containing protein, coding for MESLSHQDVTILLAGLGVLLAAARLLGEIARRFQLPAVFGEILAGILLGPTVLGALAPNFSNLLFPRSGTGALLLDGMVTLAIVLFLLVAGMEADISTVWRQGRAVATVGLAGIVFPFATGFAMAWYLPGLMGREPGAAPLIFALFIATALSISALPVIAKTLMDLDLYRSDLGMMIVAAAVFNDLIGWIIFAVILGMMGVTGSDAFSIGSTIILTLLFTLMMLTVARWSIHRMLPWIQAHASWPGGQLGFTLSVALLGAAFTEWIGVHAIFGSFLVGVAMGDTPHFRERIRGVIDQFVSFFFAPLFFASIGLKVNFVEHFDPLLVLVVLVVACLGKVLGCGLGGRLAGLSPRESWAIGFGMNARGAMEIILGLLALRFGLIGEPLFVALVIMAIVTSLMSGPAMQSILRLKKPRRFINFLPSRGLVRLQAHDRDAAIAELAGTLGPVEGISVETVVEAVRARERLMATGLGYGVAVPHARLAGLSEPVVVLGLSAAGIDFNAPDGKTAQFILLILTPEDDNGAQVQILADIARTFRQREFRQAALEVSGMTEFLALVKSTTDG
- a CDS encoding methyl-accepting chemotaxis protein → MQVFKAIYGFLEESFFNSLTKKLAGNLGFLFLLQAGGLAVILYGPHGIKAAPWILGGSLVLFVLNFLFLRYLLLGPVRLINGVLKQIASAEGDLSVRLQAASRDELGDLADNCNAALHKLREMFLGVRRMGVGIAVNAAQLSSRVDAAADNARNQEVLAQDIFAGSNESKSAHDEIADRTQRICTSTSRNLEAARSTAGELAEVAQNIHHMSESVEQNQQTVTRLDDESQQIQKIIGLIRSISAQTSLLALNAAIEAARAGQAGKGFSIVADEVKKLAGQVDKASTEIEEKVGGMLEQIRISLEQSKDISNYAHHSREVVTRACAGFETMVRDFEENDAQLQGISASVEELSAANEEIHGKVGTINQASRDVGALMRSAEQATGSLKHTTEDLLETVAVYRTGEGALEGVIAHAAAFRGQAVETLRVLLSQGCELFDTHYQPIPGTQPQKYRTRYDEAFATALQPIYDRFLNDLPGASFAICVDRNGYAPTHNSRYAQPLTGDPQADLANSRDKRIYKDPTGLRAAQNDKPLLLQTYMRDTGEILCDLSLPILIDGRAWGSVRLGFKPQILDA
- a CDS encoding DUF6178 family protein, whose translation is MISAEHPEGGTERALRPRPTSATAEFNALTVEERLRLVRNVSGKQKYQLLLNARDCEELVRRLPSQEVYLLIKELGVEDCVELLAMATTEQMTTFFDLDLWQGEELMPQPTLEWLAMLLETGERKVVETAREMDFELLTLMLRKFIVITRGLESLVDEDALADGRSERIYEMDFVDSESAKIIGHFLDILYRHDRDFYLLLMETVRNEADSSLEDFAYQGRSARLQDRGFPDPFEALGVFAYLAPASFSMEARAKIPFRAAEEGAEAPGFVLAVPPANLLGEILARGLEPDACWELTYLLNKVMIAERVDVGDLAQVQQAMQQVYRYLNIALEHLAGKDLDQAIRYFDNAYLEYLFRLGLSLTLDLKKRAEALRGAPPAFYLDGPFRALLEALCRKRPMLYEGALDVHRAGERPFAAVEEVHLCARWLERIETQVRLFDGRLGFVLPDPSTWDLSGCVPENPEDVGLSDLFLTTLANRLLGGEAAPCALGRDDLARLWSLVTEEGRIKPRVREESRAWAEGLAPGAGEFADYCLDLWEEGLCSLEPRDLDPRFVGGLILRLDS
- a CDS encoding sensor domain-containing diguanylate cyclase, whose product is MRLQTRIILSMIFFFLLFVLLGAATTRQLLGPVLLAAEEEIARINLMRVASALQRESEHLSILITDWAHWDETYRFVQDRNRRFQVTNLSAATFSKTRLDLMLFINTEGEVIWARQQDHLTGQDLELQRLPVTRWPTDHPLLNFSDPQEIHSGILATRLGPLQIAASPILTSMGHGPRQGTMIIGRLLGGNEINRLIEQTRVNFHLWLAEERALPPESLRLTNYLETDLSFPELRALQQSPEFERILADTADLSPPEFFRDPDTSRMLNVFTHFPDIYGQPSLLLEVSFPRILQQLSQRISLIVFSCLAVVGALFSLAHLGIIRRLITRPIGQLQAHISEINADESLSGRLQLDGEDEIGRLAQTYNRMLERLEVDREKRTQAEAELRRNERKFRTLSIRDDLTGLYNARYLYQGLRRHFEKCTAANRPLALLFIDIDRFKQVVDTHGHILGSQAIAEMAQTIAGCLSKPAFAVSYGGDEYVVVLPGADRKAAIAKADEMRARIAQTTFLAEHGLSVKLTCSFGVASYPEDAGDLKSLLAIADKSLFYVKSRGRDGVA